The sequence below is a genomic window from Ensifer adhaerens.
TAGCATCGACTGATGATACTGATCGGCTTGCGCAAGACTTGAGAGAAGAAGAAGCATCGTTATCGACAGATGCGAACTATTCTTCAAGCTCCTCAACCAAGACTTGAATAGAATTTTTTGCAACGCAGGCATGCATATTGCGCAAGTGTCGCGTTTCCGGCAGCTGAAGCACCCTCCTGTACTGAAATGATCTCACCACGCCTCGATATTCTGAGGCATGCTGCCCCAGCCACCTGCTGCCGTTGAACGGAGGCCTTCGGGGTTGCGCGCCGAACTTAAAGTCGTCCGAACCGATCGCCGATCAGTTCTCCTCCATCTTGAGCGCGGCAATAAACGCTTCCTGCGGGATTTCGACCTTGCCGAACTGCCGCATGCGCTTCTTGCCTTCCTTCTGCTTCTCCAGAAGCTTGCGCTTGCGGGTGGCGTCGCCGCCGTAGCACTTCGCGGTCACGTCCTTCCGCAGCGCGCGGACGGTTTCACGCGCAATGACCTTGCCGCCGATGGCGGCCTGGATCGGGATCTGGAACATGTGCGGCGGGATGAGCTCCTTCAGCTTCTCGCACATGGCGCGGCCGCGGCGGTCGGCGGCGGAACGGTGGACGAGGATGGAGAGCGCATCCACCGGGTCGCCATTGACCAGGATGTTGAGCTTGACGAGATCGCCTTCGCGATAGTCGGCCAGATTGTAGTCGAAGGAGGCATAGCCCTTGGAGATCGACTTCAGGCGGTCATAGAAGTCGAAGACGACTTCGTTGAGCGGCAGTTCGTAGGACACCATGGCACGGCTGCCGACATAGGACAGGTCCGTCTGGATGCCGCGGCGGTCCTGGCAGAGCTTGAGGATCGAGCCGAGATATTCGTCCGGCGTCATGATCGTCGCCTTGATCCAAGGCTCGTGGATTTCGTCAATCTTCACGACATCCGGCATGTCCGCCGGATTGTGCAGCTCGCGCTCCGTGCCGTCCGTCAACCTGATCTTGTAGACGACCGACGGGGCGGTTGCCACGAGATCGAGATTGAATTCGCGTTCCAGACGCTCCTGGATGATTTCGAGATGCAAGAGGCCCAGGAAGCCGCAGCGGAAGCCGAAGCCGAGCGCTGCCGACGATTCCATTTCGAAGGAGAAGGACGCGTCGTTGAGGCGCAGCTTGCCCATGGCGGCGCGCAAGTCTTCAAAATCGGCTGCATCGACGGGGAAGAGGCCGCAGAAGACCACCGGCTGCGCCGGCTTGAAGCCCGGCAGCGCCTTGTCGGTCGGGCGTTTGTCCTCGGTGATCGTATCGCCGACGCGGGTGTCTGCCACCTCCTTGATCGAGGCGGTGATGAAGCCGATCTCGCCGGGGCCGAGTTCCTCGACATTGACCATCTTGGGCGTGATGACGCCGACGCGCTCGACGCCATACTTGGCGTCCGTGCCCATCATGCGGATGGTCATGCCCTTCTTCAGCACGCCATCGAGGATGCGCACCAGAACGATGACGCCGAGATAGGTGTCGTACCAGCTGTCGACCAGCAGGGCCTTGAGCGGCGCATCGGCACCCTTCTCGCTCTTCGGCGCGGGCAGCTTGTGGACGATGGCTTCGAGAACGTCGGGAATGCCGAGACCCGTCTTGGCCGAGATCAGCACGGCTTCGGAAGCATCGATGCCGATCACTTCCTCGATCTGTTCCTTCACGCGGTCCGGCTCTGCTGCGGGCAGGTCGACCTTGTTGAGAACCGTGACGATCTCGTGATTGTTGTCGATCGCCTGATAGACATTGGCGAGCGTCTGCGCCTCGACACCCTGCGACGCGTCGACGACCAGAAGCGAGCCTTCGCAGGCCGAGAGCGAGCGCGAGACTTCATAGG
It includes:
- a CDS encoding GTP-binding protein LepA, with protein sequence MSTDSTRIPLDHIRNFSIVAHIDHGKSTLADRLIQTCGGLELREMSEQVLDNMDIEKERGITIKAQTVRLKYKANNGEDYILNLIDTPGHVDFTYEVSRSLSACEGSLLVVDASQGVEAQTLANVYQAIDNNHEIVTVLNKVDLPAAEPDRVKEQIEEVIGIDASEAVLISAKTGLGIPDVLEAIVHKLPAPKSEKGADAPLKALLVDSWYDTYLGVIVLVRILDGVLKKGMTIRMMGTDAKYGVERVGVITPKMVNVEELGPGEIGFITASIKEVADTRVGDTITEDKRPTDKALPGFKPAQPVVFCGLFPVDAADFEDLRAAMGKLRLNDASFSFEMESSAALGFGFRCGFLGLLHLEIIQERLEREFNLDLVATAPSVVYKIRLTDGTERELHNPADMPDVVKIDEIHEPWIKATIMTPDEYLGSILKLCQDRRGIQTDLSYVGSRAMVSYELPLNEVVFDFYDRLKSISKGYASFDYNLADYREGDLVKLNILVNGDPVDALSILVHRSAADRRGRAMCEKLKELIPPHMFQIPIQAAIGGKVIARETVRALRKDVTAKCYGGDATRKRKLLEKQKEGKKRMRQFGKVEIPQEAFIAALKMEEN